In the Sinomonas cyclohexanicum genome, CGGAGGATGGCCGTGCCGTTCCACGGCGACGGCATCCTGAGCCAGTTCGCCGGCTACGAGGACCTCGCCGAGCTCGAGTGGGACGCGTACCGCGCGCGGTACCGCAACATCGAGCGGCTCGACCTGATCCTCGAGGCCGAGGGCGACACGACCAATCGGTACAGGCTCTCGAAGCAGGCGGACACGCTCATGCTGCTGTACCTGCTCGGCGAGGAGGAGCTCCTCGGGGTTCTGGCACGGCTGGGCTACGACGTCACGCGGGACCAGCTGGAGCGCACCGTGGTCTACTACCTCGCCCGCACCGCCCACGGCTCGACCCTCAGCCGCGTGGCGCACGCCTCGGTGCTCGCCGGCATGGACCCCGAACAGGCCTGGGAAAGCTTCCGGGACGTGCTCGACGCCGACCTCGACGATACGCAGGGCGGGACGACGCAGACCGGGATCCACCTCGGCGCGATGGCGGGCTCGATCGACGTCGTGCAGCGCACGTTCGCCGGGATGCGCCTCACCGGGAATGCGCTCGTGTTCGCGCCGAGGCTGCCGGGCGAGGTGCGCTCCGTCGGCTTCCGCGTCCGGTACCGCGACCAACTCCTCGACGTGGCGCTCACGCCGTCACGCCTCGGGCTCACCGCCGCACCGGGCGACGCCGCGCCGGTCCGGATCCGCGTCGGGGCCCAGGAGGCGCTCCTCGCGGCCGGGGCGAGCTGCCACTTCACCCTTGGCACCTGATGATCTAGCATTCTGTTGTGCAGAACATTCGAATCGTGAAGCGTCCCGAGTACGCGATCGACTCGGTAGACAAGGCGCTCCAGCTCATCACGCTCCTCCAAGAACGCGAATGGGTGCGGATCGCGGACGCCGCGAGGGCGCTGGGAGTCGCCCCGTCCACCGCGCACCGCCTCATGTCCACGCTCGCGTACCGCGGCTTCGCGCTGCAGGACGACCAGCGCCGCTACTGCGCCGGGCCCGTTCTGGCGGCCGACGCCGGCCGGGCCAGGATCCGCGCGCTCGTGGCCCGCGCGCGGCCCCACCTCGAGACCCTGGCCGCGGAATCCCGCGAGACCGTGAACCTCGTGGAGCGGGTGGGCGTGACGGTGCGGTTCCTGCATTGCGTCGAGGGGCCGCAGCTCCTGCGCGTCGGCAACCGCACGGGCACGGTCCTGCCCGCCCGCACGTCCTCGGGCGGACGTGCTGCGCTCGCCGTGCTCCCCCATGCCACCGTTGACCAGCTCTACACCGGCCGCGGCGCGCAGCTGGGCGGCCACCGGCTCGATGCCGCAGAGCTGGCCGAGCTGCATGACGAGCTCGCACGGACCCGCGCGCGGGGCTACTCTCTCAACCTCGGTCGCACCGAGCCGGAGATCGCCGCCATGGGCGCGGCCGTGGCGCTCCCCCAGCGTCCAGGCGTCCTCGCGGTGACGCTGAGCGCCCCGATCTCCCGCGCCGGGCTCCTCGAGCAGCCCGCCACGGTCGCCGCCCTGCACGCCGCCGCTGACGCCATCCGCCGAGAGCTCGAACACGACCCCGACTACTGAGTTTTCTGTACAACAGAATCTCTTTGCCGGATGGGTGACCACGGTCACTACCCTCGAACAAGCAGGGCAACGTGGCCCGTGAACATTTCTGAGGAGCATCCCGTGCAGTTCTACCTTGACGGCTACCGCCCCGGCGACCCCGAGTTCCGCCCCGCAGCCCCCGGCATCGTGCCCTCCGGCAGCGGCACCCTGCCGGAGGAGGTGGACGTCCTCGTCGTCGGCACCGGCCCGGCAGGCGTGGTCCTCGCTGCCCAGCTGGCCGAGTTCCCCCACATCACCACCCGCGTCGTCGAGCGCCGCGGCGGCCCGCTCGAGATCGGCCAGGCGGACGGCGTCGCGTGCCGCACCGTCGAGATGTTCAACGCGTTCGGCCTCGCCGAGAAGCTCGTCCGCGAGGGGTACTGGGTCAACGAGGCCACGTTCTGGGGTCCGGACGGCACACGCGCCGGCGGTGCGAGCATCACCCGCACGGGGCGCGTCCAGGACGTCGCGGACGGCCTGTCCGAGTACCCGCACGTGATCGTCAACCAGGCCCGCATGCAGGAGTACCTGCTCGAGAAGATGCGCACCTCCCCCTCACGGCTCGAGCCGGAGTACGGCGTCGAGGTCACCAGCGTGGAGGTCCTCCCCGACGGCGGCGACCACGCCGTCAAGGTGACGCTGCGCCGCGAAGGCGGGGACACCGCCGTCGTGCGCGCCAAGTACGTGGTGGGGTGCGACGGCGCCCGCTCGGCGGTGCGGAAGTCGCTCGGGATCGAGCTGCGCGGCGACGCGCGCAACCACGCGTGGGGCGTCATGGACGTGCTCGCGGTCACGGACTTCCCGGACGTCCGCGTCAAG is a window encoding:
- a CDS encoding IclR family transcriptional regulator, which gives rise to MKRPEYAIDSVDKALQLITLLQEREWVRIADAARALGVAPSTAHRLMSTLAYRGFALQDDQRRYCAGPVLAADAGRARIRALVARARPHLETLAAESRETVNLVERVGVTVRFLHCVEGPQLLRVGNRTGTVLPARTSSGGRAALAVLPHATVDQLYTGRGAQLGGHRLDAAELAELHDELARTRARGYSLNLGRTEPEIAAMGAAVALPQRPGVLAVTLSAPISRAGLLEQPATVAALHAAADAIRRELEHDPDY